The following coding sequences lie in one Paenibacillus durus ATCC 35681 genomic window:
- a CDS encoding 8-oxoguanine deaminase: MSTMLIKNARNIITMDAERRCYPGGSLFIEDQEIKAIGTDIPYEEADTVIDAAGKIVYPGLINTHHHLYQTFTRNIPWAQDCELFDWLLTLYEIWRHMRPEDVYLSAMVGLSELLKTGCTTASDHFYCFPEGVSGELIDEEIRAAGELGIRFYPTRGSMNLGRSQGGLPPDEVTQSAEVILRDTRRVIETYHDASKFAMVRVGVAPCSPFSVSEDLLRESARLARSYGVRMHTHLAETKDEEDFCLAKLGLRPLEYMEKTGWVGRDVWYAHGIHFSGDEIHRMGACGCGVAHCPSSNMKLSSGVFPVRSMLQAGVHVGLGVDGSASNDASNLLGEARQAYLLHKLTAGSAGPTAEESLWLGSVGSSRVLGWEDAIGSLEVGKAGDLFMIDSRRLEYAGALFNDTALPVVTGISQNVDMTVVGGRIVVKDGRLANIEEERIAEAAGVAALRMVQAASRRTGVNYLKHRGRV; this comes from the coding sequence ATGAGCACAATGCTGATCAAGAATGCCCGCAATATTATCACCATGGACGCGGAGCGCCGCTGTTACCCGGGAGGAAGCCTGTTCATCGAAGATCAGGAAATTAAAGCTATTGGGACGGACATCCCCTATGAAGAAGCTGACACCGTCATAGATGCGGCTGGAAAGATCGTCTATCCCGGGCTGATCAATACTCACCATCATTTATATCAGACCTTCACCCGGAACATCCCTTGGGCTCAGGACTGCGAGCTGTTCGACTGGCTGCTGACGCTGTACGAGATTTGGCGCCATATGCGGCCGGAGGATGTATACTTAAGCGCTATGGTAGGACTCAGCGAACTGCTCAAGACCGGCTGCACGACCGCTTCCGATCACTTTTACTGTTTTCCGGAAGGTGTCAGCGGCGAGCTGATCGATGAAGAAATCCGCGCGGCCGGAGAGCTCGGCATCCGATTTTACCCGACGCGTGGCTCCATGAATCTCGGCAGGTCGCAAGGAGGGCTTCCGCCGGATGAGGTAACGCAGTCGGCCGAGGTCATTCTGAGGGACACCCGCCGGGTTATAGAAACCTATCATGACGCCTCGAAGTTTGCCATGGTTCGCGTCGGCGTCGCGCCTTGCTCGCCTTTTTCGGTGTCCGAGGATCTTCTGCGGGAATCCGCCCGCCTGGCGCGCAGCTACGGCGTTCGGATGCATACCCACTTGGCCGAGACGAAGGATGAGGAAGACTTCTGTCTGGCGAAGCTCGGGCTGCGTCCGCTCGAATACATGGAAAAGACGGGGTGGGTCGGACGCGATGTATGGTATGCGCACGGCATCCATTTCAGCGGCGATGAAATTCACAGAATGGGCGCCTGCGGCTGCGGGGTTGCCCACTGTCCGAGCAGCAACATGAAGCTGTCGTCAGGGGTATTCCCCGTGCGGAGCATGCTGCAGGCGGGCGTTCACGTCGGACTTGGCGTAGACGGTTCGGCGTCCAACGACGCGTCCAATCTGCTTGGAGAAGCGCGTCAAGCCTACCTGCTGCATAAGCTGACCGCCGGAAGTGCAGGCCCTACGGCTGAAGAAAGCTTATGGCTCGGTTCGGTCGGATCGTCGAGAGTACTCGGCTGGGAGGATGCGATCGGTTCTCTAGAGGTCGGCAAAGCGGGCGACCTGTTCATGATCGACTCTCGCAGGCTGGAGTATGCCGGTGCTTTGTTTAACGACACGGCCCTGCCGGTCGTGACCGGAATTAGCCAGAACGTGGATATGACGGTCGTCGGCGGACGGATTGTCGTAAAGGACGGACGGCTCGCTAATATCGAGGAAGAACGGATTGCCGAGGCCGCAGGGGTTGCGGCTCTCCGGATGGTTCAGGCGGCATCGAGACGAACCGGCGTCAATTATCTTAAGCATCGCGGGCGCGTGTAA
- a CDS encoding DinB family protein, giving the protein MIELAKDALDYMNSQLNSIETSLLLVSDEQVWTKINPGMSSIGNYCLHLAGNEYQYFVTAVGGRPLIRERSKEFTTEGGLSGDELIAKLKEVRSQSEAVLSTLTEQDLNREVTVPYDLGDWNRMKGGQASEGDAKDVNIIRTLLLRISAHYGYHTGQIVLLAKILSRTEKHISGKYH; this is encoded by the coding sequence ATGATTGAACTGGCCAAAGACGCACTGGATTACATGAACAGTCAGCTAAATAGCATCGAAACAAGCCTGCTGCTTGTGTCGGATGAGCAAGTTTGGACAAAAATAAATCCTGGCATGAGCAGCATCGGTAATTACTGCCTGCACCTTGCGGGCAACGAATATCAGTATTTCGTAACGGCTGTTGGCGGCAGGCCGCTTATTCGGGAGCGCTCCAAGGAATTTACCACAGAGGGCGGCTTATCCGGGGACGAGCTCATAGCCAAGCTTAAAGAAGTGAGAAGTCAATCGGAAGCGGTTCTCTCTACCTTAACGGAGCAGGATTTGAACCGTGAGGTTACCGTTCCTTATGATCTTGGGGACTGGAACCGGATGAAGGGCGGTCAGGCTTCCGAAGGAGACGCCAAGGACGTCAACATCATTCGTACTCTTTTATTGAGGATATCGGCGCATTACGGCTATCATACCGGACAGATCGTTCTGTTGGCCAAAATTTTGTCCCGGACGGAGAAGCATATATCGGGAAAGTATCATTAA
- a CDS encoding PTS mannitol transporter subunit IICB: MATLATKQSASGGARVKVQQLGRLLSGMVMPNIGAFIAWGLITALFIPTGWAPNEQLAKLVGPIITYLLPLLIGYTGGTMVHGKRGGVIGALVTMGVIIGSDIPMFLGAMLVGPLAGWVLKWFDRMVDGKIKAGFEMLVNNFSLGIIGGALALGAYTGVGPFIQGLTNILSSGVEFLVNNHLLPLVNIIIEPAKVLFLNNAINHGILSPIAVQQAASTGKSILFMLESNPGPGLGILLAYWLAGKGSAKTSAPGAIIIHFLGGIHEIYFPYILMNPRLILAVIGGGVTGTFTFQLLGAGLSASPSPGSIFAYIAMTPKGGYLPMIAGVIAATAVSFFIASVLLKTVKESKEEMDLEEASAKLKGMKTAGAAPQIATAQSVTAQNAIVSNTSGAIRSKGEVRKIVFACDAGMGSSAMGASVLRKKLQNAGVQVTVVNSPVSEIPADADIVVTQKTLTDRAIANNPKAEHVSIDNFLKSPKYDELVERLS, from the coding sequence ATGGCTACACTGGCAACGAAGCAATCTGCATCCGGCGGTGCCCGGGTAAAGGTACAGCAGCTCGGCCGTCTGTTAAGCGGTATGGTCATGCCGAATATCGGCGCATTTATCGCTTGGGGATTGATTACCGCTCTATTCATTCCGACAGGATGGGCGCCTAACGAGCAATTGGCCAAACTGGTAGGGCCGATCATCACTTATCTGCTGCCGCTGCTGATCGGTTACACAGGCGGAACGATGGTTCACGGTAAGCGCGGCGGGGTGATCGGCGCCTTGGTCACAATGGGCGTAATCATCGGCTCGGATATCCCGATGTTCCTTGGCGCGATGCTTGTCGGCCCCTTGGCCGGCTGGGTGCTGAAATGGTTTGACCGTATGGTGGACGGCAAGATTAAAGCGGGCTTTGAAATGCTCGTCAACAACTTCTCACTCGGTATCATCGGCGGGGCTTTGGCTCTGGGAGCTTACACAGGCGTTGGGCCCTTTATTCAAGGACTGACGAATATCCTGTCCAGCGGGGTGGAATTTCTGGTCAACAATCACCTGCTGCCGCTTGTCAACATTATCATTGAGCCGGCCAAGGTGCTGTTCCTGAACAATGCGATCAACCACGGAATCTTAAGCCCGATCGCCGTTCAGCAGGCGGCCAGCACAGGCAAGTCGATTCTGTTCATGCTTGAGTCGAATCCAGGTCCCGGTCTTGGCATTCTGCTGGCTTACTGGCTCGCAGGCAAGGGTTCGGCCAAGACATCCGCTCCCGGCGCTATCATCATTCATTTTCTGGGCGGTATTCACGAAATTTATTTTCCGTACATTCTGATGAATCCGCGTCTGATCCTGGCGGTTATCGGCGGCGGTGTGACAGGAACCTTCACCTTCCAGCTTCTTGGAGCAGGCTTGTCTGCTTCCCCTTCCCCGGGCAGTATTTTCGCCTATATCGCCATGACGCCTAAAGGTGGATATCTTCCGATGATTGCCGGTGTTATCGCAGCGACGGCCGTCTCCTTCTTTATTGCCTCGGTGCTGCTGAAGACCGTTAAGGAGAGCAAAGAGGAAATGGATCTGGAAGAAGCATCGGCCAAATTAAAAGGAATGAAAACGGCAGGCGCAGCGCCTCAAATCGCAACCGCTCAATCCGTTACAGCTCAAAATGCAATCGTTTCCAATACATCCGGGGCCATCCGCAGTAAAGGTGAAGTGCGAAAAATCGTGTTCGCTTGCGACGCGGGCATGGGTTCCAGCGCCATGGGCGCCTCCGTTCTAAGAAAAAAATTGCAAAATGCCGGTGTTCAGGTGACGGTCGTCAATTCTCCGGTCAGTGAAATTCCGGCCGATGCCGACATCGTGGTTACGCAGAAGACATTGACAGACCGGGCAATCGCGAATAATCCGAAGGCCGAGCATGTTTCAATTGATAATTTCCTGAAGAGTCCGAAATATGACGAACTGGTTGAACGCTTGAGTTAA
- a CDS encoding 2-hydroxyacid dehydrogenase, with translation MKPTAIIYSKLPEEVLEYVKEHCDVSYFDAPDNSPGSPFAEALKEAEGLLGSGLKVDAALLDRAPRLKVVSNISVGYDNLNIPEISRRGIMATNTPGVLNDTVADTIFGLLVATARRMPKLDRYVRNGQWKDSRDDVQFGLDVHHKTLGIIGLGGIGEKIVQRARFGFDMDIIYHNRSRNPKLEEQYGAVYRTLDELLAEADFVCLMTPLTPATRGMIGEREFKLMKKSAIFINGSRGATVDEEALIEALRSGTIWAAGLDVYVQEPLPDNHPLLSLDNAVLLPHIGSATRETRLKMAWMAARNLVAGLEGKTPPNLIQA, from the coding sequence ATGAAACCTACAGCGATTATATACAGCAAACTGCCCGAAGAAGTATTGGAATACGTTAAGGAGCACTGTGACGTGTCATATTTCGATGCTCCTGACAACTCTCCCGGCTCTCCATTCGCGGAGGCGCTTAAAGAAGCGGAGGGGCTGCTTGGATCCGGACTTAAGGTGGATGCGGCATTGTTGGACCGCGCCCCTCGGTTGAAAGTAGTGAGCAATATTTCCGTCGGTTACGATAATTTGAATATTCCTGAAATCAGCCGACGCGGCATAATGGCGACCAACACACCGGGAGTACTAAACGATACGGTAGCCGATACCATCTTCGGCCTGCTGGTGGCAACGGCGCGCCGGATGCCGAAGCTGGACCGGTATGTCCGAAATGGACAGTGGAAGGATTCAAGAGATGATGTCCAGTTTGGCCTTGATGTGCATCATAAGACGCTCGGCATTATCGGACTTGGCGGTATCGGAGAGAAGATCGTTCAGCGCGCCCGGTTCGGCTTCGATATGGATATTATTTATCACAATCGTTCGCGTAATCCGAAGCTGGAGGAACAATACGGTGCGGTCTACCGCACACTCGACGAGCTGCTGGCGGAGGCGGATTTTGTGTGCCTCATGACGCCGCTGACGCCGGCGACCCGGGGGATGATCGGTGAACGTGAGTTTAAGCTGATGAAGAAGAGCGCTATTTTTATAAACGGATCAAGAGGAGCCACAGTCGATGAAGAAGCGTTGATCGAAGCGCTGCGCAGCGGAACCATCTGGGCGGCTGGCCTCGATGTGTATGTGCAGGAGCCTCTTCCGGATAATCATCCGCTTCTTTCGCTGGATAATGCCGTTCTGCTGCCGCACATCGGTTCGGCTACACGGGAGACTAGGCTGAAGATGGCCTGGATGGCGGCGAGAAATCTGGTAGCCGGGCTTGAAGGCAAGACGCCTCCGAATCTGATTCAGGCATAG
- a CDS encoding aldo/keto reductase — protein sequence MNNSVNDAGRAEIEEANSRSRISLPDGATVPRIGQGTWNIGDNASRRKEEVEALRLGIELGMTLIDTAEMYGEGRSETVVGEAVQGIRDKVFLVSKVYPHNAGLKRIAKSCEDSLKRLRTDRLDLYLLHWRGRVPLEETVEGMERLVQQGKIARWGVSNFDTDDMEELFRLARGTHCATNQILYHLGSRGIEFDLLPWQRKRQMPIMAYSPLAQAGALRKGLIQNEAVKEIAAAHGATPLQILLAWCIRAGDAIAIPKASSREHVLQNAAAGLITLSGKELRLLDEAFPEPARKMPLDII from the coding sequence GTGAACAACTCCGTTAATGATGCGGGCAGAGCCGAAATCGAAGAGGCCAATTCCCGCAGCCGGATATCGCTACCGGATGGAGCCACTGTACCCCGAATCGGTCAGGGAACCTGGAATATCGGGGACAATGCTTCCCGCCGGAAAGAAGAGGTGGAGGCGCTCAGGCTGGGTATCGAGCTCGGGATGACTCTGATCGACACCGCTGAGATGTATGGGGAAGGACGCTCCGAGACGGTGGTGGGAGAAGCGGTGCAAGGCATCCGGGACAAGGTTTTTCTTGTATCCAAGGTATACCCGCATAACGCTGGCCTAAAGCGGATCGCCAAAAGCTGCGAGGATAGCCTAAAGCGACTGCGGACCGACCGCCTGGACTTGTACCTGCTGCACTGGAGAGGCCGCGTTCCGCTGGAAGAAACGGTGGAGGGCATGGAGCGGCTGGTGCAGCAGGGGAAAATTGCAAGATGGGGCGTATCCAATTTCGATACGGACGATATGGAAGAGCTGTTCCGGCTTGCCCGGGGAACACATTGTGCAACGAACCAGATCCTGTATCATTTGGGATCGCGCGGGATTGAGTTCGATCTGCTCCCCTGGCAGCGTAAGCGGCAAATGCCGATTATGGCGTATTCGCCGCTTGCCCAGGCAGGGGCGCTGCGGAAGGGTCTTATTCAGAATGAAGCAGTAAAGGAAATTGCTGCTGCACACGGCGCCACTCCTCTGCAGATTCTCCTTGCCTGGTGCATACGGGCAGGGGATGCCATTGCGATTCCCAAAGCTTCATCCCGGGAACATGTGCTGCAGAATGCAGCTGCGGGATTAATCACTCTGAGCGGGAAGGAGTTGCGGCTGCTCGATGAGGCGTTCCCCGAACCGGCCCGGAAAATGCCGCTCGACATCATTTAA
- a CDS encoding amidase family protein — MRKTWTRLVLSISIMVGSMIVVSLSATDSALAETATPVAQETEVHTFDPFEKSIEEIQDALNSGQTTSEQLVQYYLNRIEAYDKAGPKINAVITINAKAIELAKELDEERKLKGPRSELHGIPIVVKDNYDVVGMPTTAGSVALKNAYPSKNSFVVQKLIDAGAIVIAKTNMSEFAASYGRLGYSSLGGLTLNPYNLNRDASGSSSGSAAAVASNFAVFGLGTDTSGSVRGPANVTGLVGIRPTLGLTSRSGVIPSSLAFDTTGPMARSVKDAAIALSYMAGTDKNDYSTRMSDKLAVPDYSKALSTDALKTARIGIAGDFFGDNREVDAITKRAIAAMKKQGAQFVSVSFTDKTQYLWTPILGPIGDADFKVQLEKYLSLLPKDQPKTLEEIIQISESPEVLGSATPVNPARLEGMKDAIKAASQKGSASYKSIISKDIPAARAEVQKLMKVNNLDAIVFPTMSCPASPRFDIQDPTYACDASDTYAAGYVASATGYPEITVPAGVTKAKVPVGISFLGTAYSEQSLINLAYSFEQATKARTIPDNTPRLTTSFLETTP, encoded by the coding sequence ATGAGGAAAACATGGACAAGGCTAGTACTATCGATCTCAATAATGGTAGGTTCGATGATCGTGGTCAGCTTAAGTGCAACCGATTCCGCTCTTGCGGAAACAGCGACACCAGTTGCGCAAGAGACGGAGGTACATACGTTCGACCCGTTTGAGAAAAGTATTGAGGAAATTCAGGATGCACTGAATAGTGGTCAAACCACATCCGAACAATTAGTTCAATATTATCTGAATCGAATTGAAGCTTATGACAAAGCGGGGCCAAAAATAAATGCGGTCATTACAATAAACGCTAAAGCCATTGAATTGGCCAAGGAGCTGGATGAGGAACGGAAGTTGAAAGGCCCCAGAAGCGAGCTTCACGGAATCCCAATCGTCGTTAAGGATAATTATGATGTGGTGGGCATGCCGACTACGGCCGGCTCTGTTGCTCTGAAAAACGCATATCCTTCTAAAAATTCTTTTGTGGTCCAGAAATTGATTGATGCCGGAGCTATCGTGATTGCCAAGACGAATATGTCCGAATTTGCTGCTTCCTACGGCAGACTTGGCTATAGTTCCCTCGGGGGGCTGACGTTGAACCCGTACAATCTTAATCGCGACGCATCGGGCTCCAGCAGCGGTTCCGCCGCCGCTGTCGCTTCCAACTTTGCTGTTTTCGGGCTCGGCACGGATACTTCAGGTTCAGTTCGCGGACCGGCGAACGTCACCGGCCTCGTCGGAATTCGACCTACGCTTGGTCTAACCAGCCGCAGCGGCGTCATCCCTTCTTCTCTGGCGTTTGACACAACCGGACCAATGGCACGGAGTGTCAAGGATGCAGCTATCGCGCTCAGCTATATGGCCGGTACGGACAAGAATGATTATTCAACAAGAATGTCGGATAAACTCGCTGTGCCGGATTATAGTAAAGCACTCAGTACCGATGCACTTAAAACCGCTCGTATCGGTATTGCGGGTGACTTCTTTGGCGACAACCGTGAGGTTGACGCGATAACCAAACGGGCTATAGCTGCTATGAAAAAACAAGGTGCTCAATTCGTATCGGTATCGTTCACTGACAAGACGCAGTATTTGTGGACGCCAATTCTTGGACCAATCGGCGATGCTGACTTCAAGGTTCAGTTAGAGAAATATCTCTCCCTCCTCCCAAAAGATCAACCAAAAACTTTAGAGGAGATTATTCAGATCAGTGAATCACCGGAGGTCCTGGGCTCGGCTACACCTGTCAATCCTGCGCGCCTTGAAGGAATGAAAGACGCAATCAAGGCGGCAAGCCAGAAAGGATCGGCAAGCTATAAATCGATCATAAGCAAAGATATTCCGGCTGCAAGAGCAGAGGTACAAAAGCTGATGAAGGTTAACAATCTGGATGCGATTGTATTTCCTACGATGTCCTGCCCTGCCTCTCCTCGTTTCGATATCCAGGATCCGACCTACGCATGCGACGCATCTGATACTTACGCCGCAGGGTATGTTGCTTCTGCGACAGGCTATCCTGAGATTACGGTTCCAGCTGGCGTAACGAAGGCTAAGGTGCCTGTAGGCATTTCCTTCTTGGGAACGGCTTACAGCGAACAGTCTTTAATAAATCTTGCCTATTCCTTTGAGCAAGCGACTAAGGCAAGAACCATACCTGATAACACACCTCGTCTCACCACTTCATTTTTAGAGACAACGCCATAA